The Candidatus Thermoplasmatota archaeon genomic interval GAGATCGCCTGTCGCGTGATCCGGGCCTGCCGCGAGCTTGGCGTCCGCGCGGTCGCCGTGTACAGCGACGCGGACGCAAACGCGCTCCACGTTCGCTTGGCCGACGAGGCCGTTCGGCTGGGGCCGGCCCCCTCGGCGGAGAGCTATCTTGCCATGGACCGCGTGCTCGACGCGGCCCGCCGCAGCGGCGCGCAGGCCGTGCATCCCGGGTATGGCTTCCTCTCCGAGAACGCGGAGTTCGCGTCGCTCTGCGAGAAGGCGGGAATCGTCTTCGTCGGCCCGCCGTCCTCGGCCATGGCCCAGATGGGCGACAAGCTCCGGGCCAAGGCGCTCGCCCGCGAAGCGGGCGTTCCGGTGGCGCCGGGCAGCACCGAGCCCGTGGAGGACCCCTCCGAGGTGGCCCGCATCGCCCGCGAGGTCGGCCTTCCGGTGCTCCTCAAGGCCGCGCGAGGCGGCGGCGGACGCGGGCAGCGGATCGTGCGCCGCGAGGACGAGATCGAGGAGGCGATCGCCGCCTGCCGGCAGGAGGCGCAGAGCGCGTTTGGCTCGTCGGCAGTCTTCGTGGAGAAGTTCGTGGAGAACCCGCGGCACATCGAGTTCCAGGTTCTCGCCGACGCGCACGGCCACGTGCTGCACTTTGGCGAGCGGGAGTGCTCGATCCAGCGGCGCAACCAGAAGCTCGTCGAGGAGGCGCCCTCGCCCATCGTGACCGAGGCGATCCGTCGCGAGATGGGTGAGAAGGTCGTGGCGCTTGCGCGCCGCGTCGGGTACGTGAATGCCGGAACGATGGAGTTCCTCTGGAAGGACGGGCGATTCCACTTCATGGAGATGAACACGCGCCTCCAGGTGGAGCATCCCGTAACGGAGATGGTCTACGGCGTCGACCTCGTACGTTGGCAGCTGCGGATCGCCTCCGGCGAGGAGCTCACGATCCGCCAGGAGGACATCCGTCCGCGCGGGCACGCCATCGAGTTCCGCGTGAACGCGGAGGATCCCTACCGCGCGCTCT includes:
- a CDS encoding acetyl-CoA carboxylase biotin carboxylase subunit encodes the protein MFRTLLVANRGEIACRVIRACRELGVRAVAVYSDADANALHVRLADEAVRLGPAPSAESYLAMDRVLDAARRSGAQAVHPGYGFLSENAEFASLCEKAGIVFVGPPSSAMAQMGDKLRAKALAREAGVPVAPGSTEPVEDPSEVARIAREVGLPVLLKAARGGGGRGQRIVRREDEIEEAIAACRQEAQSAFGSSAVFVEKFVENPRHIEFQVLADAHGHVLHFGERECSIQRRNQKLVEEAPSPIVTEAIRREMGEKVVALARRVGYVNAGTMEFLWKDGRFHFMEMNTRLQVEHPVTEMVYGVDLVRWQLRIASGEELTIRQEDIRPRGHAIEFRVNAEDPYRALSPSPGLVADWRPPEGEGVRTDAGVYPGFVVPSAYDSLLAKLVVWDNDRAAAIERATRALGAFHVGSTTTNLPFHRAVVGLEAFRRG